The following are from one region of the Rhipicephalus microplus isolate Deutch F79 chromosome 1, USDA_Rmic, whole genome shotgun sequence genome:
- the LOC142765575 gene encoding uncharacterized protein LOC142765575 — protein sequence MGTERLMRVEIAWLLLLSLVIAASARDAPTASTSQRPLQEHSGRRTADKETVGSLKTAETSGYSTMSGQAAATSHTPRGYKSHGFYDVYQGYDKGFSDIIYWVPLIIIFGAGIIFLPVLGALFATFAAGTAGAAVSTTVAGRRRRRRELSSLDLALDALSALEKAIEKFGSAS from the exons GAACAGAACGACTCATGCGAGTCGAGATTGCCTGGCTGTTACTGCTGAGCTTGGTCATTGCTGCATCTGCCAGAGACGCGCCCACAGCATCAACATCGCAGCGTCCGCTGCAGGAACACTCCGGCAGAAGAACGGCCGACAAGGAAACAGTGGGGAGCTTGAAAACAGCTGAAACTTCCGGCTACTCCACGATGAGTGGCCAAGCAGCGGCGACCTCACATACTCCCCGAGGATACAAGAGCCACGGATTCTACGATGTATACCAAGGTTATGACAAG GGCTTCTCAGACATCATCTACTGGGTGCCCCTGATCATCATCTTCGGAGCCGGCATAATCTTCCTGCCAGTGCTGGGCGCCCTGTTCGCCACGTTCGCCGCTGGAACCGCTGGCGCTGCTGTCAGCACTACAGTCGCTGGTCGCAGGAGGCGTCGCCGAGAACTGTCGTCCCTTGACCTCGCCTTGGATGCTCTCAGTGCTCTCGAAAAAGCAATCGAAAAGTTCGGAAGTGCTTCTTAG